The bacterium region GTTGTGGCAGAATATTCTAAAAGGATGGGCTAAAACAGTGACTCCTCTTTTGCATAAGGTTTCATTAGCTACCATAAAATGGTGTTCTGCTTTTTGGGTTGTGTAGGTGGTAAATTCTCCTGGTTTATATAATAGATGTATACCTCCAACAAGTAAATCAGTTTTTGCCCTGTCTTCAGGCATTATATTTAAGTTGCCCGACCTGTCAGCGTCTACTTCAAACCCTATTTTTATAAAAGAAGAATGTTTTTTTAAAGACGAAAAGTATTCAGATATTCTTGAAGAAAAGTTAGATGGAACCATAAACGAGGGGTTATTTAAAGATTCCCAACAATGTTTTCTATCAAAATAGATGTGTCCAGCGTGTTCTGTAAAAGAAATATATTCTAACCCTTTCTCTTTTGCTTTTACAACTGCTGTGTCTATAGTAATGTCGGTAGCGCAATAAGCAAATTCTGTATGGCAATGGTTGTCGGCAATTTTGTATATATTTTTCATAATTAAGTTTGTAAGTTGGTTAGCGATGTTATTAAATAATGATTCTACCATCAGAGTCAGTTTTTGTCAAAAAAAGGCGGTAAGGGGTTAAAAAAGAGTAATGCAGTAATTTGTTTCGGAATAAAAATTTGACACTAATAAAAAGTGGTGGTTCAATAACAGCATTGTTAAATAAACCTATTAATTTTGTCCAAATAGATGGAGATATTTAAACCTAAAAGGATATCAAAATGAAATATGAACTTCTTGACTTCCGAAGTGATGTTAAAACCCTTCCAACCGATGAAATGTTTGATGCTATCAGAAAGGCAGAGATGGGAGATTCTAAGACTGGAGAAGATCCTACCGTAAAAAAACTTGAAGATATGGTAGCAGAAATGTTTGGCAAAGAAGATGCCCTTCTGCTTATAAGCGGAACTATGGCAAACCTTACTGCGATGATGGCACATATCCCTCCAGGTAGTTCTTACGTTGTTGATACCGAAGCACACGTATATTATTATGAAAACTCTCATTCTGCTGTTGCTGGTACCAAACCTATTACTTTCAGAAGTTGTAAAGGACTAATAGAACCTGAGGAAGTTGATACTGTTATTGAAGATTCTGGGAAGAAACCTGGTCTTTTGTGGTTAGAAAACACTCATAACCGTGGAGGTGGACGAGTAATTCCTTTAGAGATGAACCAAAAATTTTTTCAACTGGCTAAAAACCGAAATATGAAAATACATATTGATGGCGCACGTATATTCAATGCTTCTGTTGCTTCTAATACACCTGTTTCTGAATTTGGTGCATATACTGATTCAATAATGTTTTGCCTTTCAAAAAGTTTGTGTTGCCCGCTTGGTTCGGTTCTTTGCGGAGACGCTGATTTTATACAAAAGGCACGTGTGTTTATGGGAAGGTTTGGAGGGGGGATGCGTCAAGCTGGGGTTATAGCTGCACCCGGTATAGTTGCCCTAACAAGTATGATAGAAAGGTTGAAAGAAGACCATATTTTAGCGCGCAAACTGGCAGAAAAAATTAAAGCAATACCCGGTTTGTCGGTAGATATGGAAACTGTTGAAACAAATATGGTAGCAGTTGATTTTGATAAATCGTTACATAGTCTTGAAGATTGGAAGAATACATTCGCAGGATATGGAGTTCTTGTTAGTTCTTATTCTCCTTCGAAAATACGTATGGTAATACACCGTCACCACAACTTAGAAATAATAGAAGAGGCGGCACGTAGAATGAAAGTTGCTTCTGAAAAATACTACTAACAATTTACACACAAGGGTCTCCAAAAATCTTAAATAATAAGCTAGTGGAAATTAAAGTCTCTTTTTTTACTAATATTGGTTTTATGATTTTTTAATTCTGTATATCTTTTAATCAAATCTTTTCAGTGTCATCAAACCTGCAGTTTCCTGCCCAAGGACCTGTAGCATCTTTCATATCAACCGTTATTCCGTCCAGTCTAAGGTTCTTTAGGTAACGTCCGTAAAGTGCATAAGGTACCCTTTCTTTTGCACCGCCCTTTGCATAGTCAAGGTTGTCGGGAATATCCCCTTCTGGGTAAGGTGTTCGGTCAAAATGTCCTTTTATCCTAAGGTGAACATCTCTTATGGAAAGATAGTCAATTGGTTTGGTTGCTTTACCGTAAAATATGGATGCACCGTTGCCAGTTGCCTGTAACTGGTGAATTGAAACCCTACCTATGCTAGCTTTGGGAGAAGTGTTGCTGCCGCATACCGCATAAACAGGAGTTGTTGAATTGTTTATAGTAACTTGGGATATATTGACATTTTCTATAAGGGTTCCTTCTACGATATCAACTCTTTTTATAACGCATGAATCAAGGCCTATCCCCCGGTAACTTTCTATTGAAAGGTTATTTAGGTTTACGTTTATTATTGGATTATCACCTTCAACTCCAAGCCGGACCCCAGTCGTCATGCTTTTTAGGTTACAGTTGCTTGCTATTATATTTTCGCATGGCATACCATTACGTGAAAAATTTGGAGGGTTTGAAATACTCCCACTTTTTATGGCAATACAGTCGTCTGCGGTATCTATACAACATCCATATATAATAACGTCCTTACAGCAATCTATATCTATACCATCCCCGTTGGGAGTTGACGGATGATTCCTAATGGTAAGACCCTCAATCCTTACTCTCTTGCAGTTATAAGGGGATATAGAATACGTTGTTGCGTTAAGAATATGTACTCCCTCCACAAGTATGTCTTTGCAATCATAAAAAGCTATTGTATGCCATGGTCTGCTATCTATAATACTAAACCTTTTTAATCTTGTGTCTGTCCGTCGTTCCCCAAAGAATACAGAACTGTTACCGTCTATTGTTCCTTGTCCAGTAATTGAAATCCTTTCAGAATTTTTTGCTGATAACAGATGTGCCGCAACAATATTTTTAGGGAATCCAGCAGGAATTCTTTCAACGTATTCAGAAATAAGATTAGGATGGTAATCTTGTATATTTGGACTTCCTAGGAGAGTTGCTCCACGTGTTAGATGAAGGTCTACATCACTTTTAAGCATAAGGGAACCAGAAAGGTAAACCCCTGGAGGGATAAGAACTCTTCCTCCTCCCTTCAAATGACAGGTGTTGATTGCTTCTTGTATAATCTCAGTATTTGAGGTTTTACCGTCTCCTACGGCCCCGCATTTACGAACGTTCCATACCCCTGACTCTGAAATTATTTTCTTATTACTTTCCATTTTTCTCTCCTTACCTTTCATCACATTCTGCTAAATTTACTGGTCTGCAAGTTTTTGTAACTTGTCTTGCTTTTACCTATCTCTACACTACGAAGAGAGTAGTAGTTTAGAGGTTAATTTTCAAGTTAAGCTTTAATTGCACTTTATCATATACCTACAAATTGTCAAATTTAATACAATTGCACTCATTGCTATTTGCCAAGCATTAAGAAAACCTTTGATACAGAGTGTAAAGGGAGAATGACGGTTGCGATATACTGAGAAATCTCTTATAAAAAGCGTTTCAGATAAGTTTTTTGTAAGACAGAATGGAAATAAAAGCAAGATTGGGTTTCAATTCGCATTTGACATAAAGGATATACCTATGTAAAATGTGAGTTGCGTCGGATTTGCAGTAAAAAACTTTTCAAAGTTACTTAAATGCTCCATTACTCAATTATCTAAAAATAGTTACAATACCAACCAACAGGAGGAAAAAATGAAGATTAAAAATAATTTGATATTGCTTCTTTTGGTTTTAGGGGCAGTTATCTCTACATCTTTTGTTCATTCTTCTGATTGGCCTATGTGGGGGAAGGATGCTGGAAGAACTTTTTCTTCTGATGCCAATATAAATGAAAATCTTGAATTGAGGTGGACAAGAGAACTCGGTGAACCAAGCCGTGCTTGGCCTTTCCAGTTGGAAGAATTTGAAAAACTTGCTTTTGATGTCTCTTATGAACCTATTGCTTCTGACGGGAAAGTTTTTATATCTTCAATGAGAGCAGACAAGGTTACTGCTTACTCTGCTAAAAATGGAGAAGAATTGTGGCGTTACTATGTTGACGGTCCTGTTCGGCTTGCTCCTGTATATGAGAATGGAAAATTATACTTTATATCTGATGATGGTTACCTATACTGTTTAAACTCTAACACAGGGAAACTTTTATGGAAGTTTAAAGGGTTCTTTGCTGAAAAAAGGAATGTTCTTGGAAACAATCGGTTGGTAAGTATTTGGGCGGCGCGTGGAGGTCCTGTTTTGAGTGACGGCGTAGTCTATTTTGCTTCAGGTGTGTTCCCTTTTGAAGGGGTTTTTGTGCACGCTGTAGATGCTAAAACAGGTAAATCTATCTGGACCAATAGCACAAGTGGTTCTCTGTGGAGTCATCATCAACACGCAGGCGCTTGGGCTTTTGGAGGGATTTCTCCGCAGGGGTATCTTGCTGTCTCTGGAGATAAATTAATTGTTTCTGGTGGTAGGACAGTCCCAGCTGTATATGATAGATATACAGGCGAACTACTCTATTATCAGCAGAGCAATATTGTGGTTGGTCTTGGTGTAGGTGGATACAAGGTTTCTACATGGAAAGGATGGTTTGCTAACCATGATAGTCTATATTCTATTGATGACGGCGCAAAGTTTGGTGTGGTCCCTATTTCTGTTGTATCAGACGATAGTATTATCGGTGTTAATAGAGGATGCTTAATTGCTCATAAATCTGAATTAAAAAGAAAAGATATAGAGGTTAAAGACCGACTTGGTGTAGGGGCTATAAGGGTGCAATATGAATTAAAAAAACTGTGGGAAGATACCAATATTAGCGGAATAAAACAACTCTTTTTAAAGTCTGGCTCGTTTGTGGCTGTTTCTTTGAGTGATAACGAGGCAGGGTTGGTTAAACTTGCTTCTAACGGTAGCCCTGAGAGTATAGTCTGGCGATACAAAATTGAAGGAGTTATATGGAGTATGATTGCTTCAGAAGGACGGCTTTTTATTGTAAACGAAGACGGTAAAATATACTGTTTCGCAAAAAAAACTGGTGAAGATGTTAGTCACCATAAAGAAGAAAAGGAATCTTACAAACAAAATGAAGAGCATATAAAAATATCATCTCAAATAATTTCTCAAACAGGCGTAACAGACGGATACGCTCTTTTCTGGGGTTTAGGTGACGGAGAAGTAATAAAAACTTTGTTAGATAAAACATCTCTTCATATTGTTGCAGTTGAACAGAACAAAAAACAGGTTGACCTTTTGAGACGCCGTTTTGATGATTTAGGGTATTATGGGAAGAGGGTGTCTGTGATAAATGCCGACCCTACTCAATTCTCTTTCCCTGCTTATATGGCTGACTTGATTGTTCTGTTGGATAGAAAATATAATCAAAAAGATATTCAAAAGGCGTTCAACTCTTTAAGACCTTACGGTGGGAAAATTTATGTTAATAACGTTGTTAATAATTTATCAGAGATGTACAAAAAAGCCGATTTAGAGAACGGGAAGTTGTATCTACAAAAAGATTTCGCAATAATTTCACGAGAAGGTCCTCTTAAAGGTGCTGGTAAATGGACACACCAGTATGCGGATGCGTCTAACAGAGTTTATTCTGACGATGAGTTGGTGAAAGCACCTCTCGGGGTGTTATGGTATGGTAGCACTTCTAATGCTGATACTCTTCCAAGACACCATAATGGACCTGTTCCTCAAGTTGTAGGAGGGAGGTTGTTTATTTTGGGTATAGATATTTTGTGTGCAAGATGTGTTTATACAGGCAGACAACTATGGGTA contains the following coding sequences:
- a CDS encoding PHP domain-containing protein → MVESLFNNIANQLTNLIMKNIYKIADNHCHTEFAYCATDITIDTAVVKAKEKGLEYISFTEHAGHIYFDRKHCWESLNNPSFMVPSNFSSRISEYFSSLKKHSSFIKIGFEVDADRSGNLNIMPEDRAKTDLLVGGIHLLYKPGEFTTYTTQKAEHHFMVANETLCKRGVTVLAHPFRIFCHNDSKMPVHLYKPLVDMLKSYNVSAELNFHCGNWPDPDFFEICLAEGVKISLGSDSHAIIKVGEFELHKKFLEKIGVTEKEYSEVLFKLKSKNRVG
- a CDS encoding beta-eliminating lyase-related protein; translated protein: MKYELLDFRSDVKTLPTDEMFDAIRKAEMGDSKTGEDPTVKKLEDMVAEMFGKEDALLLISGTMANLTAMMAHIPPGSSYVVDTEAHVYYYENSHSAVAGTKPITFRSCKGLIEPEEVDTVIEDSGKKPGLLWLENTHNRGGGRVIPLEMNQKFFQLAKNRNMKIHIDGARIFNASVASNTPVSEFGAYTDSIMFCLSKSLCCPLGSVLCGDADFIQKARVFMGRFGGGMRQAGVIAAPGIVALTSMIERLKEDHILARKLAEKIKAIPGLSVDMETVETNMVAVDFDKSLHSLEDWKNTFAGYGVLVSSYSPSKIRMVIHRHHNLEIIEEAARRMKVASEKYY
- a CDS encoding glycosyl hydrolase family 28 protein; the encoded protein is MESNKKIISESGVWNVRKCGAVGDGKTSNTEIIQEAINTCHLKGGGRVLIPPGVYLSGSLMLKSDVDLHLTRGATLLGSPNIQDYHPNLISEYVERIPAGFPKNIVAAHLLSAKNSERISITGQGTIDGNSSVFFGERRTDTRLKRFSIIDSRPWHTIAFYDCKDILVEGVHILNATTYSISPYNCKRVRIEGLTIRNHPSTPNGDGIDIDCCKDVIIYGCCIDTADDCIAIKSGSISNPPNFSRNGMPCENIIASNCNLKSMTTGVRLGVEGDNPIINVNLNNLSIESYRGIGLDSCVIKRVDIVEGTLIENVNISQVTINNSTTPVYAVCGSNTSPKASIGRVSIHQLQATGNGASIFYGKATKPIDYLSIRDVHLRIKGHFDRTPYPEGDIPDNLDYAKGGAKERVPYALYGRYLKNLRLDGITVDMKDATGPWAGNCRFDDTEKI
- a CDS encoding PQQ-binding-like beta-propeller repeat protein codes for the protein MKIKNNLILLLLVLGAVISTSFVHSSDWPMWGKDAGRTFSSDANINENLELRWTRELGEPSRAWPFQLEEFEKLAFDVSYEPIASDGKVFISSMRADKVTAYSAKNGEELWRYYVDGPVRLAPVYENGKLYFISDDGYLYCLNSNTGKLLWKFKGFFAEKRNVLGNNRLVSIWAARGGPVLSDGVVYFASGVFPFEGVFVHAVDAKTGKSIWTNSTSGSLWSHHQHAGAWAFGGISPQGYLAVSGDKLIVSGGRTVPAVYDRYTGELLYYQQSNIVVGLGVGGYKVSTWKGWFANHDSLYSIDDGAKFGVVPISVVSDDSIIGVNRGCLIAHKSELKRKDIEVKDRLGVGAIRVQYELKKLWEDTNISGIKQLFLKSGSFVAVSLSDNEAGLVKLASNGSPESIVWRYKIEGVIWSMIASEGRLFIVNEDGKIYCFAKKTGEDVSHHKEEKESYKQNEEHIKISSQIISQTGVTDGYALFWGLGDGEVIKTLLDKTSLHIVAVEQNKKQVDLLRRRFDDLGYYGKRVSVINADPTQFSFPAYMADLIVLLDRKYNQKDIQKAFNSLRPYGGKIYVNNVVNNLSEMYKKADLENGKLYLQKDFAIISREGPLKGAGKWTHQYADASNRVYSDDELVKAPLGVLWYGSTSNADTLPRHHNGPVPQVVGGRLFILGIDILCARCVYTGRQLWVKEIPGVGHPFTTLELEKRFNRGMQVNMTDAPGANFLGSPYVSLEDGIYIKDKDKILLLEPSTGKTKKEFHLPYIKELKRPEWGYIMVWKDILIATIDPQYFDEELPGKAENWNATSSTLLVAMDRHSGKILWVRQAKKIGFRHNAIVAGNGKLYAIDGLSEGLLERLQRRGLTADTESSIMALDIMTGKQIWEREGDVFGTWLSYYEDKDILIQGGRPGQLKCLIDEPGNRIIAHRGTTGEIIWDKRFNYGGPISLHNSMIIPGRPGQNVLEPDTGALFQIKNSITGDGYNWTYFRAYGCGTMHSSKYLIAFRSGTAGFNDLLNFGGTGNFGGFKAGCTNNLVPADGVLNAPEYTRSCVCAYQLQTSLALVHHPELETWTYDRRLTIGKKRVESLGINFGAPGSRKEKNVFWLEYPKIHPDGPDLKIDLKGDKIEWFRNHSSWIKNTQEGHAWVASYGIKGIENININLSSGGKEKTFYDLIFYLTEPEEIGVGKRVFDIYAQGKKVVEGFDIVKKAGGERQLVTVKVEKVEVEDGLGISFAPKDGSLPPVISGIEIVLSSN